CGGCGTTGAAGCCGTTGGAGAAGTTCCAGCCCCAGCGAAACATCGTGTGACCGGAGGAGTGGCGCAGCGAGGAGAACAGGCCCACGTGGGAGGCGGGGTCGATGAGGGGGTCGCCGTTCTCGTCGAGCGCCTCGGGGTCGGGCTCGGCCGTCTCGTCCTCGCCACCGGACAGGGGGATGCCCTCGAGCTTCGTACGCCCGATGACGCGCTCCTGCTCGGCCAGCGTCTGCTGGTCCCAGGCCTCGATCTTCATGTCGAACGAGCGCCACATCATATACGTGCCGCCTGCGTAGAGTTCGCCGTGGGGATCGTCGTCGGGCTGTATCCAGACGCACTTCTCCATGTAGTCCTCGTCCTCGGGGGACGGGGCGGTCGTGCCGTCGCGGAAGCCGAACAGGTCGCGGTCGGCATGCGCGTAGCCCTCGGGCGAGAGCGTGTGGTAGTAGCCGACCTTGTTCCAGCGGATAGTCGCCGTGCCGTACGCCGCGCGGATCAGGTTGCGCGCGGCGTGGAAGGCCACCTTGGGGTCCTCGGCGGCTATGAGCAGGAAGAGGTCGCCCCCGCATTCGTCGTCTGCGAGCTGGTCGCCGGAGAAGTGCGGCATCGTGTAGTCGAGGCGCTCGGGCCTGACCGCCGCGAGGCCGTAGCGGTCCGTGCCGTCGGAGGCCTGGAACAGCGTCGCCCCGAAGCCGAGCGAGACGGTGAGGCCTGCCGCGCCCAGGTCGTACGTCTCGCCGGAGTCCAGGGGCGGCGCGTTCTTGTCGGATCTGGGCTCGTCCACGGGAAAGCCGTCGCAGAGGTTCTCCGAGTACTTTGTCCAGGTCTTGAGCAGGGCGACGAGGTCGTCGCGGGTGGCCGCGTCGCTCATGTCGAACGCGACCGCTTGCAGGTTCTGCTGGGAGCCGGTCACGCCGGGCTGGTGCTCGACGCTGCGCATGGGGACCTCGATGCGCTGGACGTTTCTGACCATCGAGCCGTCCTCGGTCCAGTCGTCCGTGGCCACGGCCACGCCGGTCTCGGCCTGGTTGGAGACCGTCTCGCTCGACGCGGCGGCCGGGGCGGAGGACGCCTTCGCGTCGTCGCAGCCGGGGAGCACCACGGCTGCGATGGTCCCGGCGGCGAGGGTGCCCAGGCCCCTGAGGGCGTCGCGACGCGTGACGCCGGCTCTCATCGGCCTCTTTTCGGCGGGTGCTGTTTTCTTGTCGGACATCAGGGGTTCCTCTCTGTTGCAAAAACACCGACAGACCGACGGTCTTGGGACCGTCGGTCTGCTGACGCCTATACCTGCGGATGCGTCTTCATGGACGAAGGGGCGCCTCCTACTCCAAGACGATGGCGGTCAGCTGGGCGACGGACTCGCGCAGCGCGTTGACCTCGTTGGAGAGCTTGCGCGCGGCGTCGGAGAGGCTGTCCTCGTCCTGACCCTCGCCGGCGTTGGCATCGAGCTCGGCGTAGGAGGGGTAGACCGGGTTCTCGGCGTCGCCCGTGTTGTACTGGGAGAGCTCGTCGTTCATCGTCACGAAGGCCTTGTCGATCTCGGTGGCGGTGTCGGGGTCCTTCGTCTCGACGAGGTCGCGCACGGCGCCGTAGGCGACCTTGGCCCCCTCGACATTAGCCTGGAAGTCGTACAGGTCGGTGTGGGAGAAGGCCTCCTCCTCGCCGGTGATCTTGGTGGTCGCGACTTCCTCGAGGAGCGAGATGGCGCCGTTGGAGATGTCGTCGAGCGAGACCTCGAAGCTGCTCGCGTAGACGAGGTCGTAGAGGTCTTGCGTGTCGCTCACGAGCGTGTCGGCCAGGGCGGCGCGGTAGTCGTCGGAGTAGCCGGCCTCGTCGGGACTCCAAAGGTCGAGCTCGATGGCGTGCCAGCCGGTCCAGTAGCCGTTCTCGTGCAGATCGTCGCCGGCCTCGAAGTCTACATGGTCGGTGCTGTAGCCGTCGTCGCCCGCGTCGGCGCGACGCTCGTCCAGGTAGGGGTCGATGTCGCCGAACGCCTCGGCCGTGGGCTCGATGCGCTCGTAGTGCATCCTCACGAGGGCATAGTTCTCCTTGCACCACGCGGTGTCACCGGCCTTGTAGTGCTCGGCGAACTCAGTGGTGGCATCCAGGAGCTGGCCCGACTGGTCCTTGATGTAGGCGGTGTAGGCGGTGACGGCCTGGTTGCGGAGCTCCTGCTCGTCGTCGGAGACGGCGACCTCCTCGCCGGAGTCCTCGACGGTGAACTCGGTGGCGTCGACGAGCGGGCCGACCATGTTCGTCTTGGAGGCGGTGTAGTAGGTGCCCGGCTCGAGGGCGGCCGTCACGTCGACGGTTGTGCCCGGCGTGATGTTCTCGCGCTCGGTCTTGATCTGGAGCTTGTCCTCGGCCAGGATCTCGAACTCGTTGACGGACGTCCCGTTGTTGGTCACGTGAAAGGTCACGGTACCGGACTTGGTGGCGTTGGCGCTCAGCTTGCAGGACGAGTCGTCGATGGTGACGGTGATCTCCTGCGAGGACTGGTCGGAGGCGGTCGTCGCCTGGGAGGCGTCCGAGCCGGACTGGGTGGTGGCGTTGGACTGGCAGCCCGCGAGAGGGACGGCCACCAGGACGCCCGCTATGGCCGCGGTCGCGGCCTTCCTCACCCAGGTACCCGTGTTCAGATTGAGCATGGAACTTCCTTTCCTATCCAGATGCGTACGCCTTTCGGCATTCCACGAACGTGGCGAGCGAGTGCGCGCGCCGGGGCTACGAGGCCTCCGGTGACGCGTTGGGTGTGTCGACGAAGATCTTGCCCTTGAGCTGAAGCGTGAACAGGACGAGCACGACGACGAGGTACGTGGCCCATGCGGCGAGCTGCAGCCAGGTGGGCGAGAAGAGGATGTCGAGGTTGAAGAAGGCGCGCAGAAGGGTGAACCACCAGGTTCCCGCGACGGCCGCGATCATGGCGGAGTGATCGTAGAGGTAGACGGCGTATCCCGGGATGACCGAGGCCTCCTGCAGGTCCTTGATCCCGTACATGACGATGCCCGCGGCCACGAAGATGAGCAGGTAGCCCGTCACCGCGAAGAACTTGTGGATGTCGATGAGGGTGGAGCCCCTGTAGACGAGGTATCCCACGATGACGGCCCCCACCAGACCGAGCAGCACGCCGGCGGCGGGGCCCGCGACCCCCTGCTCCCCCGATGAGCGCACGGTGGCCCACACGAAGACGGCCGTCTCGGCGCCCTCGCGGCCCACCGAGACGATGGCGAGCCATACGAGACCGCTGACGTTGCCCGCGTCGAGCGCCTCCTTGGCCTGCTCCTCGACGCCCCGGGCGAGCCTGCGGGAGTTCTTGCCCATCCAGAAGATCATCCACGTCACGAACCCCATCGCCACGAGGGACAAAGAGCCCCCCAGAATCTCCTGGGTCTGGAAAGTGATGGTCATGGGGCCCCAGGTCCAGTAGACGCCGAGCCCCAGCGGCACGATCGCGGCGATGACCACGCCCAGCCAGAGCTTAGGCATGATGTCCTCGCGGCCGACCTTGTAGATGTACGCGACCAGGATGCCGACCACGAGGGCCGCCTCGACGCCCTCGCGCAGGGCGATGAGGAAGTTAGCGACGAAGATCTCCAAGCGACGCTCCTTGGGTTGGGGTCAGAGCCAGAGGGCTTGAAAGTAAGCCATGGGATACTTGCTCGTTCCTTTATACGCCCTGAAGAGTCGATTCGCGACGGTCGGCGGCGGGTTAGCCCCTTTGGGGCCGGGGCGTCCGTTTTGGCTAGGATTCCCATGGCGGCGCGAGCCAGCCTCGCGCCGCCATGGGAAGTCCTACGAGGCGCGGCCCGTGAGGACGAGGGTCCGCGTGGCGAGCGCGGCCGCCACCTTGCGATGGCTTACGAGAATGACGGCGCGGCCCGCGCGCGCCTCGTCGAGCGCCCTGAGCACGGCCGCCTCGTTGAGGCTGTCCAGGTTACTCGTGGGCTCGTCGAGCAGGAGGATGGGGGCTTGCGAGAGAAGCGCGCGGCAGAGGCCCACACGCTGCCGTTCGCCGTCGGACAGGGGGCTCGCGCCCGCGCCGACGGGGGTGTCGAGCCCCCGGGGAAGCCGTGCCACCGTCGAGGCGAGCGCCGCAGCCGCAAGGGCGCGTTCGAGCTCGCCCTCGCTCGCGTCGGGGCGCGCGAGCATGAGGTTCTCGCGCAGCGTCGCGTCGAGGAGGTAGGTGTCCTGCGTCATGTATGCCTCGAGGGAGCGCAGCGCACCCGTGCCCAGGCGTCGGACGTCGCGGCCGGCCACCTCGACGGCCCCGTCGTCCACGTCCCAGAAGCGCATGATCAGCCCCAGGAGCGTGGACTTCCCGACGCCGCTTCTTCCCACGACGCGCAGCACCTCGCCCGGGCGGACCGTCAGGCAGACGTCGCTCAGCACGTCCGCGCCGGCCTCGTAGGCAAACGAGACGTGCGCGACCTCCACGCTCGCCCGGGAACCCGGTCGCTCCCCCGGCTCCACGTCGCGCACGGCCGGCTCCTCACCGAGCACGTCGAGGATCCGACGGGCGCAGGAGAGCGTCCGCTGGAGCG
This is a stretch of genomic DNA from Thermophilibacter immobilis. It encodes these proteins:
- a CDS encoding Dyp-type peroxidase, whose product is MSDKKTAPAEKRPMRAGVTRRDALRGLGTLAAGTIAAVVLPGCDDAKASSAPAAASSETVSNQAETGVAVATDDWTEDGSMVRNVQRIEVPMRSVEHQPGVTGSQQNLQAVAFDMSDAATRDDLVALLKTWTKYSENLCDGFPVDEPRSDKNAPPLDSGETYDLGAAGLTVSLGFGATLFQASDGTDRYGLAAVRPERLDYTMPHFSGDQLADDECGGDLFLLIAAEDPKVAFHAARNLIRAAYGTATIRWNKVGYYHTLSPEGYAHADRDLFGFRDGTTAPSPEDEDYMEKCVWIQPDDDPHGELYAGGTYMMWRSFDMKIEAWDQQTLAEQERVIGRTKLEGIPLSGGEDETAEPDPEALDENGDPLIDPASHVGLFSSLRHSSGHTMFRWGWNFSNGFNAVGQLRAGMHTGGMARDPENDFYQFMRLWRDCDLTEYLSFTGSASWLMLPGLQKTQEYLGQNILEATATS
- the efeO gene encoding iron uptake system protein EfeO, giving the protein MLNLNTGTWVRKAATAAIAGVLVAVPLAGCQSNATTQSGSDASQATTASDQSSQEITVTIDDSSCKLSANATKSGTVTFHVTNNGTSVNEFEILAEDKLQIKTERENITPGTTVDVTAALEPGTYYTASKTNMVGPLVDATEFTVEDSGEEVAVSDDEQELRNQAVTAYTAYIKDQSGQLLDATTEFAEHYKAGDTAWCKENYALVRMHYERIEPTAEAFGDIDPYLDERRADAGDDGYSTDHVDFEAGDDLHENGYWTGWHAIELDLWSPDEAGYSDDYRAALADTLVSDTQDLYDLVYASSFEVSLDDISNGAISLLEEVATTKITGEEEAFSHTDLYDFQANVEGAKVAYGAVRDLVETKDPDTATEIDKAFVTMNDELSQYNTGDAENPVYPSYAELDANAGEGQDEDSLSDAARKLSNEVNALRESVAQLTAIVLE
- the efeU gene encoding iron uptake transporter permease EfeU, producing MEIFVANFLIALREGVEAALVVGILVAYIYKVGREDIMPKLWLGVVIAAIVPLGLGVYWTWGPMTITFQTQEILGGSLSLVAMGFVTWMIFWMGKNSRRLARGVEEQAKEALDAGNVSGLVWLAIVSVGREGAETAVFVWATVRSSGEQGVAGPAAGVLLGLVGAVIVGYLVYRGSTLIDIHKFFAVTGYLLIFVAAGIVMYGIKDLQEASVIPGYAVYLYDHSAMIAAVAGTWWFTLLRAFFNLDILFSPTWLQLAAWATYLVVVLVLFTLQLKGKIFVDTPNASPEAS